Proteins from one Malaya genurostris strain Urasoe2022 chromosome 2, Malgen_1.1, whole genome shotgun sequence genomic window:
- the LOC131430399 gene encoding uncharacterized protein LOC131430399 — MTTAVNLFEWMELLNDMLQFLDATETSAEQLAGLQTAINDNQQQQQHQHHQHCGDNFKYEEKCDWRLQRERRLPPETDDAGQRECAEYMNIVNKIDESRYMLIQKCKSFLRMLEKRLPRKQPTGDHDEIGEEDENSYLEMSGVGNKNGINLAPPTDRVDSCCENLVGSCVESDLIAKEENERIPSIVGSKNEEVLNLEENCYDFTTDRCLYDDCSDLKLSNVINVVPTEDDSSKCPFSGLPATHLRIKQSPKYGTLFRFEKRIFFDQSKKFYVGLLDKWLLLYNNCNDLKPTQCVQVKDIKLDLSLNDQINEKNQFHIITSNEGKLCFLTPSFKELNEWIVAIQQNLLVKSDNTASNSSRKLPLPPTPDFIIDEPDNGTDSKDHEDGIYEEPQQLLSKQHPTTENEHKYDTPKATAEVGQNQNQRNTNASSPSKIINVVPISPARANKCDPICHLPVPTVANISDSQPNPPLSSSTPAMTTPVKSWLFNRFNKSPDSGASVDQKHTRKPLQKKLSFQPQDTAPVGVKPTMAIGGTDGIAKPPISMKSPSVTVPSASHKGSKINMIISQLEANGQLNLLSKSWNEQGKRNTWCVEE, encoded by the exons ATGACTACAGCAGTAAATCTGTTCGAATGGATGGAGCTGTTGAATG ACATGCTTCAATTTCTGGATGCAACGGAAACATCTGCAGAACAGCTTGCAGGGCTTCAAACGGCAATAAACGATaaccaacagcagcagcagcatcagcatCACCAACATTGTGGCGATAATTTTAAGTATGAGGAAAAATGCGACTGGCGTCTTCAACGTGAACGGCGTCTGCCCCCCGAGACCGACGATGCCGGTCAACGGGAGTGTGCTGAGTACATGAATATTGTCAATAAAATAGATGAATCTCGCTATATGTTGATACAGAAATGTAAATCGTTTCTGAGGATGCTGGAAAAACGACTACCTCGTAAACAGCCAACAGGAGACCACGACGAAATTGGAGAGGAAGACGAAAACTCATATCTGGAGATGAGCGGTGTGGGAAATAAAAATGGCATTAATTTAGCACCACCGACAGATAGGGTTGACTCCTGTTGTGAAAATTTGGTTGGAAGCTGTGTCGAAAGTGATTTGATTGCCAAAGAGGAGAACGAGAGAATTCCCTCCATCGTTGGAAGCAAAAATGAGGAAGTACTGAATTTGGAGGAAAATTGTTACGATTTTACTACCGATAGATGTTTGTACGATGATTGCTCCGACTTGAAGTTGAGTAATGTGATAAATGTAGTTCCCACGGAGGATGACAGCAGCAAATGCCCATTCAGTGGTTTACCGGCGACGCATTTGCGAATCAAGCAATCCCCGAAATATGGAACCCTTTTCAGATTCGAAAAGAGAATATTTTTCGATCAGTCCAAAAAGTTTTACGTTGGCCTGTTAGATAAATGGCTTCTTTTGTACAACAATTGTAACGACTTAAAGCCAACCCAGTGTGTTCAGGTGAAGGATATCAAGCTAGATCTTAGTTTAAACGATCAAATCAACGAAAAGAACCAGTTCCACATTATCACATCAAATGAGGGTAAACTTTGCTTCCTAACACCCAGTTTCAAAGAACTCAATGAATGGATAGTTGCCATTCAACAGAACTTGTTGGTTAAAAGTGACAATACGGCGAGTAACAGTTCCCGTAAATTACCCCTTCCGCCAACGCCAGATTTTATCATCGATGAACCAGACAATGGAACCGATTCCAAGGATCACGAGGACGGCATCTACGAGGAACCTCAGCAGTTATTGAGTAAACAGCATCCGACTACCGAAAACGAGCACAAGTATGACACACCGAAAGCAACCGCTGAAGTAGGACAAAACCAAAACCAACGGAACACAAATGCTAGTAGTCCTTCTAAAATAATTAATGTCGTTCCGATTTCACCAGCTAGAGCAAACAAATGTGATCCAATTTGCCATTTGCCGGTACCAACTGTTGCTAACATTTCCGACTCTCAGCCCAACCCCCCGCTCTCCTCATCCACTCCGGCAATGACAACTCCGGTCAAAAGTTGGTTGTTTAATCGTTTCAATAAATCTCCCGACTCCGGTGCCAGTGTCGACCAGAAACACACAAGGAAACCATTGCAGAAGAAACTCTCCTTTCAACCCCAGGACACTGCTCCAGTTGGGGTGAAGCCAACTATGGCCATTGGCGGTACAGACGGGATTGCAAAACCGCCCATTTCGATGAAATCCCCATCTGTTACTGTTCCATCGGCATCGCATAAGGGAAGTAAAATAAATATGATAATTAGCCAGTTGGAAGCAAACGGACAGTTGAATTtgctatcgaaaagttggaacgaGCAGGGAAAACGGAACACTTGGTGTGTCGAGGagtag